The Christiangramia flava JLT2011 region CTTGATTTAAGGCAAATTTTATCCCTGGTAGAAGATATCCTGGGGAAAATAGCCTGGCTCGTTAATTTCATGGCTTTTTTCTGTATTGCCACCGGAATTATTGTGTTGATTGGGGCAGTTCGTACCAGTAAATATCAGCGCATTAAGGAAAGTGTGCTATTACGAACACTGGGCGCTCAAAGTGGCCAGATCTTAAAGATCGTCTCGCTGGAATACATCTATTTGGGCCTGCTAGGAAGTTTGGCCGGGATTCTGCTGGCCTTGGTAGCCGGGTTTTTAATGGCTTACTTTTTATTCCAATCAGTATTTATTCCTTCGCTGATCCCCTTCGTGGTAATCGTTCCGGCAATCTGCGCACTGGTCTGGCTCATAGGCATTTTCAATAGTCTGGAAGTCATTAAAAGTCCACCATTGCAGGTTCTCAGGAAACAGAATTAAGCTTCAAATTTTTCTGAAAATGAGGCATTTAGTAAAGTTTTAACTGAAACTATAAGGAATAATGGGCTTTTCAGCCTTATTTTAGATACGAATCAACAAATCTTTACTTTTACATGAATGTCTATCGTTTAGAATTGAATGATGTGGACGATTTTGTGCCGGAATTAGCAGAACAACTTGAAATAGGATATCAAAACGAACTCGGAGAATTTAGTCTTCAGATCCCCGCCAGTTTAGGAAACGGGCACGTCTACGGGATCAATTTTCCAAACGGAATAGGCCTGTATACTTATAAATGCAGCTTTAAGGAAAAAACACAATTCCGGATTTGCCATCCGGTCGTTAAACCCTTGCGCATACTCTACCTATTGTCTGGCGAATTAACCAGCCAGTTCCACAATTCCGAACATGTACAAAAACTGAAACACCATCAGCATTTGATTGCAGCACCGCTGGACCAGGAAACCCATATCATCAATTTTCCGGCGAATACCGAGGTCAATTTGACCTATCTGGAGGTGGACCGACTCAAATTTCAGCAATACCTTTCTTTTGATCTGCATGAACTCGAACCGGTTTATTACCGAATATTCAATGATGTAAAAGCCGAACGACGCATTTGCCAGGTAGGAAAATTCAATATGCAAACTTCCGAAGTATTGAAAAAGATCAAAAGTTCCGAACTGGAAGGTTTTCCACGAGTGACCTATCTGGGCGGGAAAACCTTGGAAATTTTGAGCTACATGTTGTACCGGTTCAAGAAGGAAGATCACGAATTTTTCAGTAATAATATCCGCGAAAAAGACCTCGAAGCCATTGAAAAAGCTGCAAAACATATTGAAGAGAACATTGCAATGGCTGCCACCGTGCACGACGTGGCTAAGGTTGCGGGTGTAAACACCAACAAGTTGCAAACCGGTTTTCAGGCCCTCTACGGGAAAACGGTCAATGAATACATTCGCGATGTCCGACTTTCGAAAGCCCTCAATATGCTGTCTTCAGGAAGAAAGAATGTAAGCGAGGTCGTTTACGAACTTGGGCTGTCCAGTCGAAGTTATTTTTCCAAGATCTTTAAAGAAAAGTATGGCATTTCGCCCCGCAAGCTGCTGAATGGAGCACAGATCCAGGAAATTCCTTCGGATTAAGATCTATTTTAAGTTTGGATTTGTTCGTATATTCCATGCAAAATCCAAAGAAATTACAATGAATACAATTTTCCGGCACATTGGCGTGATCAGCCTGGCTGTTCTGGCAGGATGCGCTAAAACCCCCGAAACAAATTCTGAAAATATCGCTATGAATAATGCTTTGCTGGCTGAATGGGAAGGCCCTTATGGAGGTGTCCCCGCTTTTGATAAAATGACTGTAGACCTGGTAAAACCAGCACTTCAGAAAGGAATGGAGCTTAAACTTGCTGAAATTGACCGTATCACGGGTAATGCGGAAGAACCAACTTTTGAAAATACCATTGAACCTCTGGAGCTATCTGGAAAAGAGCTTGAACGTGCTTTTGTGTATTATGGCATCTTCAGCAGCAATGTTTCCAATCCCGAATTTCGCGAAGTTCAAAAAGAAATGGCTCCACAAATTTCGGAATTCAATTCTAAGATCAGCCAGAATGAAGCGCTTTTCCAAAGAATCAAAAAGGTCTAC contains the following coding sequences:
- a CDS encoding AraC family transcriptional regulator; translation: MNVYRLELNDVDDFVPELAEQLEIGYQNELGEFSLQIPASLGNGHVYGINFPNGIGLYTYKCSFKEKTQFRICHPVVKPLRILYLLSGELTSQFHNSEHVQKLKHHQHLIAAPLDQETHIINFPANTEVNLTYLEVDRLKFQQYLSFDLHELEPVYYRIFNDVKAERRICQVGKFNMQTSEVLKKIKSSELEGFPRVTYLGGKTLEILSYMLYRFKKEDHEFFSNNIREKDLEAIEKAAKHIEENIAMAATVHDVAKVAGVNTNKLQTGFQALYGKTVNEYIRDVRLSKALNMLSSGRKNVSEVVYELGLSSRSYFSKIFKEKYGISPRKLLNGAQIQEIPSD